From one Triticum urartu cultivar G1812 chromosome 3, Tu2.1, whole genome shotgun sequence genomic stretch:
- the LOC125543432 gene encoding activating signal cointegrator 1 complex subunit 1-like isoform X1, producing the protein MFAHGSLARFSQLARRPLRAAGSPLRCCLQGSVGPNNLPSSAMEQGQGATNNAPKHRKTDSPVQRWRPVSTQASSPKAHLDDLSNSARKQTVGTSISDSENLASDENTMEVMGEKYPSSVEVDVPLMRFLKGKGGSVQKQIEQETGVKIIFPSAKEETLVALEGKSAESIRKASERISKILEEAVQSPMLDYSHFISLPLAIHPALVEKLNNFQRSILGASASNVDSDKDESLSEGSMEEIDEAANPSVSVKLPVKEEISVIVKMDNKGSQPEFGIDKSIFIKPKTFHLTVLMLKLWNKDRIAQASEVLQSISSQVNEALENRPISIRLKGLTCMKGSPARARVVYAPVLEIGGEGRLVRACKVITDAFVKSGLVLERDAKQELRLHATIMNVRHRKSKKSNRRNDSFDARAIFRQYGEQDWGEYPVPAVHLSQRFKFDEGGYYHCCCSIPLPEVAQTE; encoded by the exons ATGTTCGCGCACGGCTCTCTCGCGAG GTTTAGCCAGCTTGCTCGAAGGCCCCTGCGCGCCGCTGGCTCCCCGCTCCGCTGCTGCCTTCAG GGATCAGTTGGTCCAAATAATTTGCCCTCCTCTGCCATGGAACAGGGGCAGGGAGCTACAAACAATGCGCCGAAACATAGGAAAACAGATTCACCTGTGCAGAGATGGAGGCCAGTCTCAACACAAGCATCTTCCCCAAAAG CTCACCTTGATGACCTATCCAATTCCGCAAGGAAGCAAACAGTGGGGACTTCCATCAGTGATAGTGAGAATTTGGCATCGGATGAAAACACTATGGAGGTAATGGGAGAAAAATATCCCTCTTCTGTTGAG GTAGATGTTCCTCTAATGCGTTTTCTCAAAGGAAAAGG TGGATCTGTGCAGAAGCAGATTGAACAGGAGACTGGAGTTAAAATCATTTTCCCATCTGCAAAGGAGGAAACACTTGTTG CCCTCGAAGGCAAAAGTGCTGAAAGTATTAGAAAAGCATCAGAGAGGATTTCAAAGATCCTTGAAGAG GCTGTTCAAAGTCCAATGCTAGATTACTCGCATTTCATATCACTTCCGTTGGCCATCCACCCGGCTCTTGTCGAGAAGCTAAATAACTTCCAGAGGTCGATCCTCGGGGCGTCTGCATCTAATGTGGATAGTGATAAGGATGAAAGCCTAAGCGAAGGTTCTATGGAAGAAATTGATGAAGCAGCGAACCCTAGTGTTTCAGTCAAGCTGCCagtcaaagaagaaatttctgtCATAGTGAAAATGGATAATAAGGGCTCCCAACCAG AGTTCGGCATTGACAAGTCGATATTCATAAAACCCAAAACGTTTCACCTAACGGTTCTTATGTTGAAGTTGTGGAACAAGGATCGTATTGCTCAGGCTTCTGAAGTCCTCCAG TCAATATCTTCCCAGGTAAATGAAGCTTTGGAAAACCGACCTATCTCTATACGACTTAAGGGTCTG ACATGCATGAAAGGCTCACCAGCTAGGGCCCGTGTTGTATATGCTCCAGTACTTGAAATTGGTGGAGAAGGGCGCCTTGTTCGAGCTTGCA AGGTAATAACTGACGCCTTCGTCAAGTCAGGCCTGGTTCTTGAAAGGGATGCCAAACAAGAATTGAGG TTGCATGCAACCATAATGAATGTGCGCCACAGGAAGAG CAAGAAATCGAACCGAAGAAACGATTCGTTCGATGCTCGGGCTATATTCAGACAATACGGGGAACAGGATTGGGGCGAGTACCCAGTACCGGCAGTGCACCTATCGCAGAGGTTCAAGTTCGACGAGGGTGGATACTACCATTGCTGCTGCTCGATTCCCTTGCCTGAGGTGGCTCAGACGGAGTGA
- the LOC125543432 gene encoding activating signal cointegrator 1 complex subunit 1-like isoform X2, with amino-acid sequence MEQGQGATNNAPKHRKTDSPVQRWRPVSTQASSPKAHLDDLSNSARKQTVGTSISDSENLASDENTMEVMGEKYPSSVEVDVPLMRFLKGKGGSVQKQIEQETGVKIIFPSAKEETLVALEGKSAESIRKASERISKILEEAVQSPMLDYSHFISLPLAIHPALVEKLNNFQRSILGASASNVDSDKDESLSEGSMEEIDEAANPSVSVKLPVKEEISVIVKMDNKGSQPEFGIDKSIFIKPKTFHLTVLMLKLWNKDRIAQASEVLQSISSQVNEALENRPISIRLKGLTCMKGSPARARVVYAPVLEIGGEGRLVRACKVITDAFVKSGLVLERDAKQELRLHATIMNVRHRKSKKSNRRNDSFDARAIFRQYGEQDWGEYPVPAVHLSQRFKFDEGGYYHCCCSIPLPEVAQTE; translated from the exons ATGGAACAGGGGCAGGGAGCTACAAACAATGCGCCGAAACATAGGAAAACAGATTCACCTGTGCAGAGATGGAGGCCAGTCTCAACACAAGCATCTTCCCCAAAAG CTCACCTTGATGACCTATCCAATTCCGCAAGGAAGCAAACAGTGGGGACTTCCATCAGTGATAGTGAGAATTTGGCATCGGATGAAAACACTATGGAGGTAATGGGAGAAAAATATCCCTCTTCTGTTGAG GTAGATGTTCCTCTAATGCGTTTTCTCAAAGGAAAAGG TGGATCTGTGCAGAAGCAGATTGAACAGGAGACTGGAGTTAAAATCATTTTCCCATCTGCAAAGGAGGAAACACTTGTTG CCCTCGAAGGCAAAAGTGCTGAAAGTATTAGAAAAGCATCAGAGAGGATTTCAAAGATCCTTGAAGAG GCTGTTCAAAGTCCAATGCTAGATTACTCGCATTTCATATCACTTCCGTTGGCCATCCACCCGGCTCTTGTCGAGAAGCTAAATAACTTCCAGAGGTCGATCCTCGGGGCGTCTGCATCTAATGTGGATAGTGATAAGGATGAAAGCCTAAGCGAAGGTTCTATGGAAGAAATTGATGAAGCAGCGAACCCTAGTGTTTCAGTCAAGCTGCCagtcaaagaagaaatttctgtCATAGTGAAAATGGATAATAAGGGCTCCCAACCAG AGTTCGGCATTGACAAGTCGATATTCATAAAACCCAAAACGTTTCACCTAACGGTTCTTATGTTGAAGTTGTGGAACAAGGATCGTATTGCTCAGGCTTCTGAAGTCCTCCAG TCAATATCTTCCCAGGTAAATGAAGCTTTGGAAAACCGACCTATCTCTATACGACTTAAGGGTCTG ACATGCATGAAAGGCTCACCAGCTAGGGCCCGTGTTGTATATGCTCCAGTACTTGAAATTGGTGGAGAAGGGCGCCTTGTTCGAGCTTGCA AGGTAATAACTGACGCCTTCGTCAAGTCAGGCCTGGTTCTTGAAAGGGATGCCAAACAAGAATTGAGG TTGCATGCAACCATAATGAATGTGCGCCACAGGAAGAG CAAGAAATCGAACCGAAGAAACGATTCGTTCGATGCTCGGGCTATATTCAGACAATACGGGGAACAGGATTGGGGCGAGTACCCAGTACCGGCAGTGCACCTATCGCAGAGGTTCAAGTTCGACGAGGGTGGATACTACCATTGCTGCTGCTCGATTCCCTTGCCTGAGGTGGCTCAGACGGAGTGA
- the LOC125543433 gene encoding VAN3-binding protein-like, whose translation MEECLDQQLQKKSSNGQLQRLEGIEEEGGPAPAEKWPPTTVRAPETPTETMEFLARSWSLSAAEISKALKVLSSKGVCDIPDVGVVAGAGKEQRSPPPPVDAAMAVSQAGDGGVGGGVTSPPFSPRAGSMDAQLLRATAAAGRAGGGKTTMGAWIKEQKEKKRAEARSRNAQAYAATSVAGVAAAVAALVAGAVFSSSPAPPPPPPATRGDGGAKTAAAIASAAALVASHCVEMAQAMGASHDQILGSIQSAVNAQASGDIMALTAGAATALRGAAMLRARLHKEIQATALPGDAGRAASERDISPLIFVSRGGELLKRTRQGILHWKLVTAYIDPNFQVIIKMKSAHMAGTFIKTKKCVVVGVRAEVAAWAGREVEEGGRRRGYFGVRTEERVIEFECRSRQEQHRWVQGITEMLNRRDNMNMNITHLVVN comes from the exons ATGGAGGAATGCCTTGATCAGCAGCTGCAGAAGAAGAGCAGCAATGGTCAGCTCCAGAGGCTCGAGGGCATCGAGGAGGAAGGCGGCCCGGCCCCGGCGGAGAAGTGGCCTCCGACGACGGTGCGGGCGCCGGAGACCCCGACGGAGACCATGGAGTTCCTCGCAAGGTCCTGGAGCCTTTCGGCCGCGGAGATATCCAAGGCGCTCAAGGTCCTGAGCAGCAAGGGCGTCTGCGACATCCCCGACGTGGGCGTCGTCGCGGGCGCAGGTAAAGAGCAgaggtcgccgccgccgccagttGACGCGGCAATGGCGGTGTCGCAGGCAGGCGACGGCGGTGTGGGAGGAGGAGTGACGAGCCCGCCGTTCTCTCCCAGGGCGGGTAGCATGGACGCGCAGCTCCTCcgagccaccgccgccgcggGGAGGGCAGGGGGCGGCAAGACGACGATGGGCGCGTGGATCAAGGAGCAGAAGGAGAAGAAGCGCGCCGAGGCCCGGTCCCGCAACGCGCAGGCCTACGCGGCGACGTCCGTGgccggggtggcggcggcggtggccgcgCTGGTCGCCGGCGCGGTGTTCTCGTCCTCGcccgcccctcctcctcctccccccgccacgaggggcgacggcggggcgaagacggcggcggccatcgcgtcggcggcggcgctggtggcGTCGCACTGCGTGGAGATGGCGCAGGCGATGGGCGCGAGCCACGACCAGATCCTGGGGTCGATCCAGTCGGCCGTGAACGCGCAGGCGAGCGGCGACATCATGGCGCTGACCGCCGGCGCGGCGACGGCGCTGCGCGGGGCCGCCATGCTGCGGGCCAGGCTCCACAAGGAGATCCAGGCCACCGCCCTGCCCGGGGACGCCGGCAGGGCGGCCTCGGAGCGGGACATCTCGCCGCTCATCTTCGTGTCCAGAGGCGGCGAGCTGCTCAAGCGCACGAGGCAGG GGATACTCCACTGGAAGCTTGTGACGGCGTACATAGACCCCAACTTCCAGGTGATCATCAAGATGAAGAGCGCGCACATGGCGGGCACGTTCATCAAGACCAAGAAGT GTGTTGTGGTGGGCGTCCGGGCGGAGGTGGCGGCGTGGGCGGGGAGGGAGGTGGAGGAGGGGGGCCGGCGGAGGGGCTACTTCGGGGTGCGGACGGAGGAGCGGGTGATCGAGTTCGAGTGCCGGAGCAGGCAGGAGCAGCACAGGTGGGTGCAGGGCATCACCGAGATGCTCAACCGCCGCGACAACATGAACATGAACATCACCCACCTTGTTGTAAACTAA